A single genomic interval of Halobacillus halophilus DSM 2266 harbors:
- a CDS encoding flagellar hook-associated protein 2: MSDMRIGGLASGMDTDKIINDLMRAERQPLNKMEQDKKWMTWQRDAYRDVNKQLNQLDTLAFDMKLERTFNSKNVTSSNSAVSATASSSAGTGDYTLSVEKTATAAYNYSESTISKAGASFDPDAKLSSEQVNLKNKLTLGQSFSVTTYNEDGTKNEKTFEVTGDKSLNNILSEISDSDLGVRAFYDKSADKVMIERTETGNFNPEDSGEFLGAEIGFNGSDEFLSTTLGIKNGDNSTGTWKKAERGGTDAEFTYNNGLKITTHSNNYTLNGVNFTFNDVTDGNIKVNVKNDVDQAVDKIVEFVDKYNKIIEELNGKTEEKKYREFPPLTDKQKEDMEEKEIELWNEKAKSGLLRNDSVLENGLSSMRTNWYTPVENNGDFELMSEIGITTSSNYREGGKLLINEDELRKALSTDPESVHKLFAGTEEKPGVARRIENSIETTISSIERKAGKSTTLDNNFLLGRRIKDMDDQMERFEERLTQLEDRYWAQFGAMESAIQKMNSQSAYLMQNFG; this comes from the coding sequence ATGAGTGATATGAGGATCGGCGGACTGGCGTCTGGTATGGATACCGATAAGATCATTAATGATCTTATGCGCGCTGAGCGGCAGCCGTTAAATAAAATGGAACAAGATAAAAAGTGGATGACCTGGCAGCGGGATGCCTATCGCGATGTTAATAAACAGTTGAATCAATTAGATACACTCGCTTTTGATATGAAGCTTGAACGAACATTTAATTCAAAGAATGTCACTTCTTCCAATTCAGCTGTTTCAGCTACGGCCAGCTCTTCAGCAGGCACAGGGGATTATACCCTTAGCGTCGAAAAAACAGCCACCGCGGCTTACAATTATAGTGAAAGTACGATTAGTAAAGCGGGAGCATCATTCGATCCGGATGCAAAGCTGAGTTCTGAGCAAGTAAACTTGAAAAATAAACTGACTCTGGGTCAGTCTTTTTCCGTAACCACTTATAATGAAGATGGAACCAAAAACGAGAAAACGTTTGAAGTAACAGGAGATAAATCTCTTAACAATATTCTCTCAGAGATCAGCGATTCAGACTTAGGTGTAAGGGCTTTTTACGATAAAAGTGCGGATAAAGTTATGATCGAAAGAACAGAAACAGGTAACTTTAATCCTGAGGATAGCGGAGAATTTCTTGGTGCAGAAATTGGCTTTAATGGTTCTGATGAGTTTCTGTCTACGACTCTAGGGATTAAAAACGGAGATAACTCTACTGGCACCTGGAAGAAAGCAGAGAGAGGCGGTACGGATGCAGAGTTCACATATAACAACGGGCTGAAAATCACAACACATTCAAATAATTACACTTTAAATGGTGTGAACTTTACATTTAATGATGTAACGGATGGAAATATCAAAGTAAATGTAAAAAATGATGTCGATCAAGCCGTGGATAAGATAGTTGAATTCGTCGATAAATACAATAAAATCATTGAAGAATTGAATGGAAAAACAGAAGAAAAGAAATATAGAGAGTTTCCTCCGCTTACAGATAAGCAAAAGGAAGATATGGAGGAAAAAGAGATTGAACTTTGGAACGAAAAAGCAAAAAGCGGGCTGCTTAGGAATGATTCTGTTTTAGAAAATGGTTTAAGCAGTATGCGCACGAACTGGTATACCCCTGTCGAAAACAATGGAGACTTTGAGCTGATGTCAGAGATTGGCATTACAACCTCTTCCAATTATAGGGAAGGTGGAAAGCTATTAATCAATGAAGATGAGCTTCGCAAAGCTCTTAGTACGGATCCTGAATCCGTACATAAGCTTTTTGCCGGTACGGAGGAAAAACCAGGCGTTGCCCGGCGCATTGAAAACAGTATCGAAACGACGATATCATCCATTGAAAGAAAAGCTGGTAAATCGACAACCTTAGACAATAACTTTTTATTGGGCCGCCGCATAAAAGATATGGACGATCAAATGGAACGATTTGAGGAACGATTGACTCAGCTGGAAGACCGTTATTGGGCACAATTCGGTGCGATGGAATCAGCGATTCAGAAGATGAATTCCCAATCCGCCTATTTAATGCAGAACTTTGGTTGA
- the csrA gene encoding carbon storage regulator CsrA, with product MLILNRKAGESIRIGDDIEIKVVSVEGGQVKVGIEAPRNVSIHRQEIYASIQEENAEAATLTKNLLDMLKDEKNNK from the coding sequence GTGTTAATCCTTAATCGTAAAGCGGGAGAGTCGATCCGTATTGGTGACGATATAGAGATCAAGGTTGTCTCTGTAGAAGGCGGTCAAGTTAAGGTGGGCATTGAGGCACCTCGAAATGTGAGCATCCATCGGCAGGAGATTTATGCGTCCATTCAGGAAGAGAATGCCGAAGCGGCTACGTTAACGAAGAATCTCTTAGATATGCTGAAAGATGAAAAAAATAATAAATAA